A window of Tripterygium wilfordii isolate XIE 37 chromosome 7, ASM1340144v1, whole genome shotgun sequence contains these coding sequences:
- the LOC120003100 gene encoding F-box/LRR-repeat protein At1g67190-like encodes MMENLPVEVIGNILSRLGGAQDIVIASATCRKWREAFHRHLHTLSFNSNDWPGYHDLTTSRLEILITQTIFQTTGLQGLLILMDDVDEFSASTVIAWLMYTRETLRRLIYNVQTTPNVNILEICGRQKLEILELSHNSITGVEPNFQRFPCLKSLSLSYVSISALDLSLLLTACPKVEIVELINPEIAVSDAQVTVELSSTTLKSIYVEAISLDKFILEADNIECLHLKDCTLELFELIGKGTLKHFKIDAVSVIHLDVGDAVDNLEVVDISNFTIIWPKFYQMISKSSKLKTLRLWDVVFDDEDEIVDLETIAVCFPRLSHLSLSDDLRDGVLHYGLQGFSSLENVTVLELGWTLINDLFSDWVEGHLKRCPNLKKLVIHGVVSEVKTHEECQTLAKFTSSIVQLMRRHMQVDVQFEFE; translated from the coding sequence ATGATGGAAAATCTCCCCGTTGAAGTTATTGGTAACATACTGTCTCGGCTTGGAGGTGCCCAAGATATTGTGATAGCCTCTGCAACATGTAGAAAATGGAGAGAAGCTTTCCACCGACACCTTCATACACTTTCTTTTAATTCTAATGATTGGCCAGGTTATCATGATCTCACAACTAGTCGTCTAGAAATATTGATAACTCAAACAATATTCCAAACTACAGGCTTGCAAGGCCTCTTGATTTTGATGGATGATGTTGATGAGTTTTCAGCTTCAACGGTTATCGCATGGCTCATGTACACCAGAGAAACGTTGCGACGATTGATCTATAATGTTCAAACTACTCCAAATGTAAACATTCTCGAAATTTGTGGGAGGCAGAAGCTGGAGATATTGGAGCTGTCACACAATTCAATCACTGGGGTCGAACCTAATTTTCAGCGATTCCCCTGCTTGAAATCCCTCTCTTTGAGTTATGTCAGCATTTCAGCATTGGATTTAAGTCTTTTACTCACTGCATGCCCAAAGGTTGAGATTGTGGAACTCATCAACCCAGAGATTGCAGTGTCTGATGCGCAAGTGACAGTTGAACTGAGCAGTACCACTTTAAAGAGTATTTATGTTGAAGCAATCAGTTTGGACAAGTTCATATTGGAGGCGGACAATATTGAGTGTTTGCATTTGAAGGATTGTACCCTTGAACTTTTTGAGCTTATAGGAAAGGGGACCTTAAAACATTTCAAGATTGATGCAGTTAGTGTCATACATCTTGATGTCGGCGACGCCGTTGATAATCTTGAGGTTGTGGACATTAGCAACTTCACTATTATCTGGCCAAAGTTCTACCAAATGATctcaaaatcctcaaaattAAAGACTCTCCGGCTTTGGGATGTTGTatttgatgatgaggatgagatTGTGGATTTGGAAACAATTGCTGTGTGTTTTCCACGATTGAGCCATCTCTCTTTGAGCGATGACTTGAGAGATGGTGTGCTTCACTATGGTTTGCAAGGCTTTTCCAGCTTGGAGAATGTGACCGTGTTGGAGCTTGGTTGGACTTTGATTAATGATCTTTTCTCAGACTGGGTTGAGGGGCATCTGAAACGTTGCCCCAATCTTAAGAAGTTGGTCATTCATGGAGTTGTTTCTGAGGTGAAGACCCATGAAGAATGCCAAACGTTGGCCAAGTTTACCTCATCTATCGTTCAGCTTATGAGGCGACACATGCAAGTAGATGTGCAATTTGAGTTTGAGTAG
- the LOC120003101 gene encoding uncharacterized protein LOC120003101: MRRRDITYHTNTKHFATCVLNFPLLFYIVSRLPNSPSTPKNMIQGEANSVKSRSNPMKFNTRNFPAFSREPNMPSIEQGIEAVKLSPKASECQLGRNEEFNLDGSANVAPRERLKRHREDVAGRVTIPERWEKEDLLKDWMDCSSFDALLAPKGVVSARASLVREGRRSPSQRLRIESRC, from the coding sequence ATGAGACGTAGAGATATCACATACCATACAAACACAAAGCACTTTGCGACGTGTGTTCTTAACTTTCCACTCTTGTTCTATATAGTCTCTCGCTTACCCAACTCTCCTTCCACACCAAAAAACATGATACAAGGAGAAGCTAACTCTGTTAAGTCTCGCAGTAATCCTATGAAGTTCAATACCAGGAATTTTCCTGCATTTTCTCGCGAACCAAACATGCCTAGTATTGAGCAAGGGATCGAAGCCGTTAAATTATCACCCAAGGCTAGTGAATGTCAGTTGGGACGTAATGAGGAGTTTAATTTAGATGGCTCAGCTAATGTCGCTCCAAGAGAGAGGCTGAAGAGGCACCGAGAGGACGTAGCGGGTCGGGTTACGATACCGGAAAGATGGGAGAAGGAGGATCTGCTTAAGGATTGGATGGATTGCTCTTCATTTGATGCCTTGTTAGCCCCTAAAGGAGTCGTGTCAGCTCGTGCATCGCTTGTGAGGGAGGGACGTAGATCGCCTTCTCAACGATTGAGGATAGAGAGTAGGTGTTGA